The Candidatus Eremiobacterota bacterium genome includes a window with the following:
- the purH gene encoding bifunctional phosphoribosylaminoimidazolecarboxamide formyltransferase/IMP cyclohydrolase — translation MAEDVAALISVYDRAGVVPLARALAERGVPIYATGGTRAHLIEHAIEARDVGELTGYPSLFDGRVKTLHPNVFGGILKDRDSAVHRAEAERHGIPTISTVVVNLYPFEATVAKDGATLQEAIEQIDIGGVSLLRAAAKNFDHVTVLSDPAQYPAFIDALQNGGLDRNTRRSYATRAFERTAEYDSAIARYLESGLLANELPGSLALTIPIEQPLRYGENPQDRAAFYLAREAQLPEQLGGKALSYNNLLDLDATLRLLVRAPLGLRQADADGDARADEDVELREARPPRSRAAIVKHTVPCGVAERESVPEAVREALAADPVSAFGGIIAVDGAVDLAAAEHLAEFFLEIVAAPAFDDDALARLRKKKNLRIMRYRPGTPERIAEELRVRSALGGVLAEDDDPQAPAERWSIVSRRRPTREQWRDLIFAWDVVRHVKSNGVVIARDGVSRGICAGQTNRVSAVQIAAHRAHEYASGAACASDGFFPFPDGLLAAAEAGCSAVIAPQGSIRDAEVIAAADERGIALVFSTYRYFLH, via the coding sequence ATGGCTGAAGACGTCGCCGCGCTGATCTCGGTGTACGACCGGGCCGGCGTGGTCCCGCTCGCGCGCGCGCTCGCCGAGCGCGGCGTTCCGATCTACGCGACGGGCGGAACGCGCGCGCACTTGATCGAGCACGCCATCGAGGCGCGCGACGTCGGCGAGCTGACCGGCTATCCGTCGCTGTTCGACGGCCGGGTCAAGACGCTCCACCCCAACGTCTTCGGCGGCATCTTGAAAGACCGCGACAGCGCGGTTCACCGCGCCGAAGCCGAGCGGCACGGCATCCCGACGATCTCGACGGTGGTGGTGAACCTCTACCCGTTCGAAGCGACGGTCGCGAAAGACGGTGCGACGCTGCAGGAGGCGATCGAGCAGATCGACATCGGCGGCGTCTCGCTGTTGCGCGCGGCGGCGAAGAACTTCGATCACGTCACCGTGCTGAGCGATCCGGCACAGTATCCCGCGTTCATCGACGCGCTGCAAAACGGCGGGCTCGACCGCAACACACGCCGGAGCTATGCGACGCGCGCGTTCGAGCGGACCGCGGAGTACGACAGCGCGATCGCGCGCTACCTCGAGTCCGGTCTGCTGGCGAACGAATTGCCGGGCTCGCTGGCGCTGACGATCCCGATCGAGCAGCCGTTGCGCTACGGCGAGAACCCGCAAGACCGCGCCGCGTTCTACCTCGCCCGCGAGGCGCAGCTTCCCGAGCAGCTCGGCGGCAAGGCGCTCTCGTATAACAACCTGCTCGACCTCGACGCGACGCTGCGGCTGCTGGTCCGCGCGCCGCTCGGCCTTCGACAAGCTGACGCTGACGGAGACGCTCGGGCTGACGAAGACGTCGAGCTGCGCGAAGCGCGGCCGCCGCGTTCGCGGGCTGCGATCGTGAAGCACACCGTGCCGTGCGGCGTCGCCGAGCGCGAGTCCGTCCCGGAGGCCGTGCGCGAAGCATTGGCGGCCGATCCGGTTTCGGCGTTCGGCGGGATCATCGCGGTCGACGGCGCGGTCGACCTCGCCGCGGCCGAGCACCTGGCGGAGTTCTTTCTCGAGATCGTCGCGGCGCCGGCGTTCGACGACGACGCGCTCGCGCGCTTGCGCAAGAAGAAGAACTTGCGGATCATGCGCTACCGGCCCGGCACTCCGGAGCGCATCGCGGAGGAACTGCGCGTGCGCAGCGCGCTCGGCGGCGTGCTCGCCGAGGACGACGACCCGCAGGCGCCAGCCGAGCGCTGGAGCATCGTCTCGCGGCGGCGGCCGACGCGCGAGCAGTGGCGCGATCTCATCTTCGCCTGGGACGTCGTGCGGCACGTGAAGTCGAACGGTGTGGTGATCGCGCGCGACGGCGTCTCGCGCGGCATCTGCGCCGGCCAGACGAACCGCGTAAGCGCGGTGCAGATCGCCGCGCACCGCGCGCACGAGTACGCGAGCGGCGCAGCCTGCGCGAGCGACGGGTTCTTTCCGTTTCCCGACGGGCTTCTGGCCGCCGCAGAGGCAGGCTGCAGCGCGGTGATCGCACCGCAAGGCTCGATCCG